In the Staphylococcus condimenti genome, one interval contains:
- the msrA gene encoding peptide-methionine (S)-S-oxide reductase MsrA, protein MNINTAYFAGGCFWCMTQPFDSYDGIEKVTSGYMGGTVENPTYEEVKKGETGHLETVKVEYDVALFSYHKLLEIFFSVIDPTDAEGQYQDRGSQYRTAIFYTNEDQRETAEQYIEELKSTIDRDKAIATQILPVSEFYEAEEYHQDFYKKNPERFAEEEQQREAIKQQKSQ, encoded by the coding sequence ATGAATATCAATACTGCATACTTTGCAGGCGGGTGTTTCTGGTGCATGACCCAGCCTTTCGATTCATATGATGGCATTGAAAAAGTGACATCTGGTTACATGGGCGGCACAGTAGAAAATCCGACTTACGAAGAAGTAAAAAAAGGTGAAACAGGCCATTTAGAAACTGTTAAAGTAGAATATGACGTGGCTCTGTTTTCTTATCATAAATTATTAGAAATTTTCTTCTCTGTCATCGATCCTACTGATGCAGAAGGACAATATCAAGATCGCGGTTCTCAATATCGTACTGCTATTTTCTATACGAACGAAGATCAACGTGAAACTGCAGAACAATATATTGAAGAACTAAAATCTACGATTGATCGAGATAAAGCGATTGCCACTCAAATTTTACCTGTTTCTGAATTTTATGAAGCAGAAGAATATCATCAAGACTTTTATAAAAAGAATCCTGAACGTTTTGCTGAAGAAGAACAACAACGCGAAGCAATCAAGCAGCAAAAAAGTCAATAA
- a CDS encoding homoserine O-acetyltransferase/O-succinyltransferase family protein — MLFTEGIPILPALKAEHTAFTDQRISKGLNLLIVNLMPIKEDAERQLLRLFGQTDHSINVDFIYPVTHQSRTSSSERAAQYYKEFDDIKDHYYDGLIMTGAPVEHLSFSEVDYVEELKEIYDWSDTHVKQRMFICWGAQFALNYRYGIQKRMFPEKMTGIYRYHIMQEHPVLEAIPEYIIPQSRGSYMDPYEVMGEADLDVITYSPYTGMDFISNQAQTDLYIGGHFEYEADTLLNEYVRDREKNGEAAAKPKNYFRGDTLKPLPAYWIPYAQQLFQNWTDMMEKNRWRHDEINILE; from the coding sequence ATGCTGTTTACTGAAGGAATTCCTATTCTGCCTGCATTAAAAGCGGAACATACCGCTTTTACAGATCAACGGATTAGTAAGGGGTTGAATCTGTTGATTGTTAATTTGATGCCGATTAAAGAGGATGCTGAAAGACAACTGTTACGTTTATTCGGACAAACGGATCATTCAATTAATGTTGATTTTATTTATCCTGTCACACATCAAAGCCGAACTTCTTCTAGTGAACGTGCTGCGCAGTATTATAAGGAATTTGATGATATTAAGGATCATTATTATGATGGTTTGATTATGACAGGTGCGCCTGTTGAACATCTTTCTTTTTCTGAAGTAGATTATGTTGAGGAATTGAAAGAAATCTATGATTGGTCTGATACGCATGTGAAACAGCGTATGTTTATTTGCTGGGGCGCACAGTTTGCGCTGAATTATCGATATGGGATTCAAAAAAGGATGTTCCCTGAAAAGATGACGGGCATTTATCGTTATCATATTATGCAAGAACATCCTGTATTAGAGGCGATTCCTGAATACATTATTCCGCAATCGCGCGGGTCTTATATGGATCCTTATGAGGTGATGGGGGAAGCGGATTTAGATGTGATTACGTATAGTCCTTATACGGGAATGGATTTTATCTCTAATCAAGCGCAGACGGATTTATATATCGGCGGTCATTTTGAGTATGAAGCGGATACGTTGCTGAATGAGTATGTGAGAGATAGAGAGAAGAATGGGGAAGCGGCTGCTAAACCTAAAAATTACTTCCGTGGAGACACACTTAAACCACTGCCAGCATATTGGATTCCATATGCACAGCAATTATTTCAAAATTGGACTGATATGATGGAAAAAAATAGATGGCGCCATGATGAAATTAATATTTTAGAATGA
- a CDS encoding O-acetylhomoserine aminocarboxypropyltransferase/cysteine synthase family protein, with the protein MTNDFKFETLQLHAGQEVDSASNSRAVPIYQTTSFTFDDTQHAADLFGLNALDNIYSRLTNPTVAVFETRVAELEGGSAGVAVSSGMSAITYAVQTVAEAGDHIVASSTLYGGTFTLFNHTLPKYGIDVSIVDSKNLDEVKNAIKDNTKAIYIETIGNPEGNVEDVEALAEIAHEAGIPLIVDNTFASPYLFRPIEHGANIVVHSATKFIGGHGTSMGGVVVDGGNFDWKQNDKFPGLTEPDPSYHDLVFADAFGEAALAFKIRTTLLRDTGACLSPINAFLLLQGLETLSLRMERHVENAEKVAEFLNNHEKVEWVKYAGLPTSEYYDLKEKYLPKGACSIFTFGVKGGYDAGIKFIESLELFSLLANVGDAKSLVIHPASTTHAQLTPEEQLSAGITPETIRISVGLEHIDDILNDLEKGLDAI; encoded by the coding sequence ATGACAAACGATTTTAAATTTGAGACATTACAATTACACGCAGGACAAGAAGTGGATTCCGCTTCAAATTCGAGAGCAGTACCAATTTACCAAACGACATCTTTTACATTTGACGACACACAGCACGCAGCAGATTTATTTGGTTTAAACGCACTGGACAATATTTATTCTCGTTTAACGAATCCTACCGTAGCAGTATTTGAAACACGTGTAGCGGAATTAGAAGGCGGTTCTGCAGGGGTAGCCGTATCTTCTGGTATGTCAGCAATTACGTATGCAGTACAAACTGTTGCTGAAGCAGGAGATCATATTGTAGCAAGCTCAACATTATATGGCGGTACATTCACATTATTCAACCATACTTTGCCAAAATACGGAATCGACGTTTCTATTGTCGACAGCAAGAATTTAGATGAAGTGAAAAATGCGATTAAAGATAATACAAAAGCTATCTACATCGAAACTATCGGTAATCCTGAAGGTAACGTAGAAGATGTAGAAGCATTAGCGGAAATTGCGCATGAAGCAGGTATTCCTTTAATCGTGGATAATACATTTGCTTCTCCCTATTTATTCAGACCGATTGAACACGGTGCGAATATTGTAGTTCATTCTGCAACTAAGTTTATCGGCGGCCATGGTACTTCTATGGGCGGGGTTGTTGTAGATGGCGGCAACTTTGACTGGAAACAAAATGATAAATTCCCTGGATTGACAGAACCGGACCCGTCTTATCATGATTTAGTATTTGCGGATGCTTTTGGTGAAGCGGCGTTAGCATTTAAAATCAGAACAACATTATTACGTGATACAGGTGCTTGTTTGTCTCCAATAAATGCTTTCTTATTACTTCAAGGTTTAGAAACATTATCTCTCAGAATGGAACGTCATGTTGAAAATGCTGAGAAAGTGGCTGAGTTCTTGAATAATCATGAAAAAGTAGAATGGGTAAAATATGCAGGTCTGCCTACAAGCGAGTATTATGATTTAAAAGAAAAATACCTTCCTAAAGGTGCATGTTCTATTTTCACTTTCGGTGTCAAAGGCGGTTATGATGCAGGTATCAAATTTATCGAGTCCTTAGAATTGTTCTCATTGCTTGCGAATGTAGGGGATGCGAAATCATTAGTGATTCATCCTGCTTCTACAACGCATGCGCAATTAACACCTGAAGAACAATTATCTGCAGGTATTACGCCTGAAACAATTCGTATTTCTGTAGGACTTGAGCATATTGATGATATCCTTAATGACTTAGAAAAAGGATTAGACGCAATTTAA
- the mprF gene encoding bifunctional lysylphosphatidylglycerol flippase/synthetase MprF: protein MSKELKSRLLTIAKVVFATVLFIIVASILYQEVSKMDFKKAFILFEKLNRAELTGVFALGGASILLLSFYDFIMVRTLKLKISAGKIFRISYIINALNSIIGFGGFIGAGMRLAIYKNYTKDTKTLMHYISLVLLSMLTGLSFLSILVVTHIFNASHLLDKYQIVHIMMYIVALFLPAFIIFTIKKPVQKNHRLTGVYLTLVSAVEWIAASTVLYFSLRVVHLEVPYTSVIGIFIIAAIAGLISFIPGGFGAFDVVILVGLKYLGLPEEKIVLGLLMYRFAYYFIPLLISMILSIFEFGTSARRYIEQSRYYTPAKEVTSFLFSYQKSMFSKIPSLSLGLLVALTSLMFLLNNVSIIYDGLYDPNHMFYYIIVTIHTSACLILMLNVRGIFKQSRRAILFALVAIILIFGITLYLNTSILLMFWLVVLFALLVYSFNKTTILKRPLRMRHIVAMFIVSALMLILNHYVIKIVLNALDAYKIELDTSLLRYYLWMTAIVIFIIVAFIVWLFEQAYSKARPTPDFERCSEIIEQYGGNYLSHLIHSGDKDVFMDDSQEAFVMYRYKSNTLVVLGDPIGNPARFNHLLESIYDYALTMGYEIIFYQASDRYMPLYHDFGNQFFKLGEEAVIDLTTFTTSGKKRRGFRATLNKITDQEIEFEIVEPPFSKEMFAELKHVSDAWLDGKNEMHFSVGQLTESYISKAPVGILKEKDGRIIAFCSLMPTHYNDSISIDLIRWLPDVDLPLMDGLYLHMLLWGQEHDYKAFNMGMATLSNVGQTEFSYLNERIAGRIFEHFNNLYRFRGLRQYKEKFKPNWEPRYLVYSRHSSLGQNMVKVLRVIRSKN from the coding sequence ATGTCAAAAGAATTAAAAAGCCGTCTCCTGACAATTGCGAAAGTGGTTTTTGCGACCGTATTATTCATTATCGTTGCCTCCATTTTGTACCAAGAGGTTTCTAAAATGGATTTCAAAAAGGCGTTTATTCTTTTTGAAAAATTAAACAGAGCAGAATTAACAGGTGTATTTGCGTTAGGCGGCGCCTCTATCTTACTGCTCAGCTTTTATGACTTTATTATGGTACGTACCTTGAAATTGAAAATATCAGCAGGGAAGATATTCAGAATCAGCTATATCATTAATGCGCTGAACTCCATTATTGGTTTTGGGGGTTTCATTGGTGCAGGCATGCGTTTGGCCATTTATAAAAATTACACTAAAGATACCAAAACACTGATGCATTATATATCATTAGTTTTATTATCTATGCTGACAGGATTAAGTTTTTTATCTATTCTTGTTGTAACGCATATCTTTAATGCCTCGCATCTTCTAGATAAATATCAGATTGTACATATCATGATGTATATCGTGGCCTTATTCTTGCCGGCCTTTATTATTTTCACAATTAAGAAACCCGTGCAAAAAAATCATCGTTTAACAGGTGTCTATTTAACACTGGTTTCTGCAGTTGAATGGATTGCAGCAAGTACTGTCTTGTACTTCTCATTACGTGTTGTGCATTTAGAGGTACCTTATACATCTGTAATTGGTATCTTTATTATTGCTGCAATTGCAGGTCTGATCAGTTTTATTCCAGGTGGATTCGGTGCCTTTGATGTCGTGATTTTAGTAGGACTGAAATATTTAGGGTTACCTGAAGAAAAAATAGTTTTAGGCCTCTTAATGTATCGTTTTGCGTATTACTTTATTCCGCTTTTAATTTCAATGATATTATCCATTTTTGAATTCGGAACATCTGCAAGACGTTATATTGAACAATCTCGTTACTATACACCGGCTAAAGAAGTTACATCGTTTTTATTCTCATATCAAAAGTCAATGTTCTCTAAAATTCCTTCATTATCTTTAGGTTTACTCGTTGCGTTGACGAGTTTAATGTTCTTGTTGAATAACGTATCGATTATTTATGATGGATTATATGATCCTAACCATATGTTTTATTATATTATCGTAACGATTCATACGAGTGCTTGTTTAATTTTAATGTTGAATGTACGCGGTATTTTCAAACAAAGCCGACGCGCTATTTTATTTGCACTCGTTGCGATTATTTTAATATTCGGAATCACGCTCTACTTGAATACATCGATATTGTTGATGTTTTGGCTCGTTGTTTTATTTGCATTGCTGGTTTACTCATTCAATAAAACAACAATTTTAAAACGCCCATTACGTATGCGTCATATTGTAGCGATGTTTATTGTCAGTGCACTGATGCTGATTTTGAACCACTATGTCATTAAAATCGTGCTGAATGCTTTAGATGCCTATAAAATTGAGCTGGATACGTCTTTATTGCGCTATTATCTATGGATGACTGCGATTGTTATCTTTATCATCGTCGCATTTATTGTATGGTTATTTGAACAAGCTTATTCTAAAGCACGTCCAACACCGGATTTTGAGCGTTGTTCAGAAATTATCGAACAATATGGCGGCAACTATTTAAGTCACTTGATACACAGCGGAGACAAAGATGTCTTTATGGATGATTCACAAGAAGCATTTGTTATGTATCGTTATAAATCCAATACACTGGTTGTATTAGGAGATCCTATCGGTAATCCAGCACGTTTCAATCATTTATTGGAATCGATTTATGATTATGCACTTACAATGGGTTATGAAATCATCTTCTATCAAGCAAGTGATCGTTATATGCCTTTATATCACGATTTTGGTAATCAGTTCTTTAAATTAGGTGAAGAAGCGGTTATTGATCTGACTACTTTTACGACATCAGGCAAAAAACGCAGAGGTTTCAGAGCAACCTTAAATAAAATTACAGATCAAGAAATTGAATTCGAAATAGTAGAACCGCCGTTTTCAAAAGAAATGTTTGCTGAGCTTAAACATGTCAGTGATGCATGGTTGGATGGCAAAAATGAAATGCATTTTTCTGTAGGTCAGCTTACAGAAAGCTATATCTCAAAAGCACCTGTCGGTATCTTGAAAGAAAAAGACGGCCGAATTATTGCATTTTGCAGTTTAATGCCGACGCACTATAACGATTCCATTTCAATTGATTTGATCCGCTGGCTGCCGGATGTTGATTTACCGTTAATGGATGGTTTGTATCTGCATATGCTGTTATGGGGTCAAGAACATGATTATAAAGCGTTCAACATGGGCATGGCGACACTTTCTAACGTAGGCCAAACTGAATTTTCATATTTGAATGAACGTATTGCCGGTCGCATTTTTGAACATTTTAATAATTTATACCGCTTCCGAGGTTTAAGACAGTATAAAGAAAAATTCAAACCGAATTGGGAACCGAGGTACTTAGTGTATTCAAGACATAGTTCGCTTGGACAGAATATGGTCAAAGTACTTCGTGTCATCCGTTCTAAAAATTAG
- a CDS encoding AI-2E family transporter: MANNDKPQRFSLSETRFMKFIGGKNLLFGLVMLILIGITIFIFDKVSYIFQPFVIIFNTIAAPVILGLILFYLFNPIINLMERYRIPRLWGIIILYCVAAAVIALIVNLLIPIIGGQIKTFSHHMPRYVDKFNDIVDQVTSMSKGTGLSNFYGQIQDQLDKFARKVPGMVSDYFDGFGTKVMSFAEAVVNVGVVLVTTPFVLFFFLKDGHHFKETAIKIVPPKFRQDFHEVIESMSLQVGSYIQGQMFVSLCIGILLFIGYSIIGLDYSLVLACIAAVTSVVPYLGPTIAISPAIVIALITSPIMLLKLVVVWTLVQFFEGHFISPNVMGKTLKVHPLTIIFVLLCAGNLLGVVGVILAIPGYAVLKVLVMHLFDIFKRRYNRYYGQDSEPYEVSSEEWKDNPNNEVR; encoded by the coding sequence ATGGCAAATAACGATAAGCCACAGCGTTTCTCATTGAGTGAAACACGTTTTATGAAATTTATCGGAGGCAAGAATTTGTTATTTGGCTTAGTCATGTTGATACTTATCGGTATTACGATTTTTATTTTTGATAAAGTCTCATACATATTCCAGCCTTTTGTGATTATTTTTAATACCATAGCGGCACCTGTTATTCTAGGACTCATTCTCTTTTATTTATTTAATCCGATTATTAATCTTATGGAACGTTATCGTATACCAAGATTATGGGGAATTATTATTTTATACTGTGTCGCAGCAGCAGTCATTGCATTGATTGTTAACTTATTAATTCCTATTATCGGCGGTCAAATTAAAACTTTCAGTCATCATATGCCGCGATATGTTGATAAATTCAATGATATTGTTGATCAGGTGACGAGCATGTCGAAAGGTACAGGATTATCCAACTTTTACGGTCAGATTCAAGATCAATTAGATAAGTTTGCTAGAAAAGTACCAGGGATGGTTTCAGATTATTTTGATGGATTCGGAACAAAAGTGATGTCGTTTGCTGAAGCGGTTGTTAATGTCGGAGTAGTTTTGGTTACAACACCATTTGTACTCTTTTTCTTCTTAAAAGACGGTCATCACTTTAAAGAAACAGCAATTAAAATCGTACCGCCGAAATTCCGTCAAGATTTTCATGAAGTGATTGAAAGCATGAGCTTGCAAGTAGGTTCATACATTCAAGGACAAATGTTTGTATCATTATGTATCGGTATTCTGCTGTTTATCGGATATTCGATTATCGGATTAGATTACAGTTTAGTGCTTGCATGTATCGCAGCAGTAACAAGTGTAGTGCCTTATTTAGGTCCTACCATTGCAATTTCACCTGCGATTGTCATTGCATTGATTACTTCACCGATTATGTTATTAAAATTAGTAGTTGTATGGACATTAGTTCAATTCTTTGAAGGTCACTTCATTTCACCTAACGTAATGGGTAAAACTTTAAAAGTCCATCCATTAACAATTATTTTCGTGCTTTTATGTGCCGGAAATCTATTAGGTGTTGTCGGTGTAATTCTAGCAATACCAGGTTATGCTGTCTTAAAAGTGTTAGTGATGCATCTCTTTGATATCTTCAAACGTCGCTATAACCGTTATTACGGTCAGGATTCGGAACCTTATGAAGTATCAAGCGAAGAGTGGAAAGATAATCCTAACAACGAAGTACGTTAA
- the ptsG gene encoding glucose-specific PTS transporter subunit IIBC: MLKRFFGQLQRIGKALMLPVAILPAAGILLAFGNAMHNEQILHFAPWMENHYIQLISQIMESSGQVIFDNLPLLFAMGTALGLAGGDGVAGIAALVGYLIMSATMGKIAGITIDDIFSYADGAKTLGQSAKDPAHALVLGIPTLQTGVFGGIIIGALAAWCYNKFYNIQLPQFLGFFAGKRFVPIITSLVAIVTGIVLSFVWPPVQDGLNNLSNFLLGKNLALTTFIFGIIERSLIPFGLHHIFYAPFWFEFGHYVNEAGNLVRGDQRIWMAQYQDGVPFTSGAFTTGKYPFMMFGLPAAAFAIYRQAKPERRKVVGGLMLSAALTSFLTGITEPLEFSFLFVAPILYVAHVILAGTSFLIMHLLHVQIGMTFSGGFIDYILYGLLSWDRSNALLVIPVGIVYAVIYYFLFTFLIKKLNLKTPGREDKEVESKDVSVSELPFEVLEAMGNKENIKHLDACITRLRVEVRDKELVDVEKLKQLGESGVLEVGNNMQAIFGPKSDQIKHDMQQIMDGKITSPAEITVTEDGDVETAEIVAEGGALIYAPITGEAVDLSEVPDKVFSAKMMGDGIAIKPETGEVVAPFDGTVKMIFPTKHAIGLESKDGIELLIHFGLETVKLEGEGFEILVKENENIILGQPLMRVDLDYIKEHADDTITPIIITNAGSANIEVLHTGKVEQGEKLILINN, translated from the coding sequence CTGTTAAAAAGGTTTTTCGGTCAGTTACAACGAATTGGTAAAGCATTGATGCTGCCAGTTGCGATTTTACCGGCTGCTGGTATTTTATTAGCATTTGGTAACGCGATGCACAACGAACAAATCTTGCACTTTGCGCCATGGATGGAAAATCATTATATTCAATTAATCAGTCAGATTATGGAATCTTCAGGACAAGTTATTTTTGACAACTTGCCATTGTTGTTTGCGATGGGTACTGCACTCGGATTAGCAGGCGGAGATGGTGTAGCAGGGATTGCAGCTTTAGTCGGATACTTGATTATGAGTGCGACGATGGGAAAAATTGCAGGTATTACGATTGATGATATTTTCAGTTACGCAGATGGTGCGAAAACACTGGGGCAATCTGCTAAAGATCCAGCGCATGCTTTGGTTTTAGGTATACCGACATTACAAACAGGTGTATTCGGAGGTATTATTATCGGGGCACTTGCAGCATGGTGTTATAACAAGTTCTATAATATCCAGCTCCCTCAATTCTTAGGCTTCTTTGCAGGTAAACGTTTTGTGCCGATTATTACATCTCTTGTAGCAATCGTGACAGGGATTGTATTAAGTTTTGTTTGGCCGCCTGTACAAGATGGTTTAAACAACTTATCTAATTTCTTATTAGGTAAAAACTTAGCATTAACGACTTTTATTTTCGGTATTATTGAACGTTCTTTAATTCCGTTCGGTCTGCATCATATTTTCTATGCGCCATTTTGGTTTGAATTTGGACATTATGTTAATGAAGCGGGCAACTTAGTACGTGGTGACCAACGTATATGGATGGCGCAATATCAAGATGGTGTTCCATTTACATCTGGTGCATTTACAACAGGTAAATATCCATTTATGATGTTCGGTTTGCCGGCAGCAGCATTTGCGATTTATCGTCAAGCCAAACCAGAACGCCGTAAAGTAGTCGGTGGGTTAATGTTATCTGCTGCTTTAACATCATTTTTAACGGGTATTACTGAACCTTTAGAATTCTCATTCTTATTTGTCGCACCGATTCTTTATGTGGCACATGTTATTTTAGCAGGTACTTCATTCTTGATTATGCACTTGCTGCATGTTCAAATCGGTATGACATTCTCAGGCGGATTTATCGACTACATTCTATATGGTTTATTATCATGGGATCGCTCAAATGCATTATTAGTTATTCCAGTAGGTATCGTGTATGCTGTAATTTACTACTTCTTATTCACATTCTTAATTAAAAAATTAAACTTGAAAACACCAGGTCGTGAAGATAAAGAAGTTGAAAGTAAAGATGTTTCTGTTAGTGAGTTACCGTTTGAAGTATTAGAAGCAATGGGCAATAAAGAAAATATTAAACATCTAGATGCTTGTATTACGCGTTTACGTGTAGAAGTCAGAGACAAAGAATTAGTAGATGTAGAAAAATTAAAACAACTTGGTGAATCAGGTGTGCTTGAAGTCGGTAATAATATGCAAGCGATTTTCGGACCGAAATCTGATCAAATCAAACATGATATGCAGCAGATTATGGATGGCAAGATTACTTCTCCAGCTGAAATAACTGTTACAGAAGATGGAGATGTCGAAACAGCTGAAATTGTAGCTGAAGGCGGCGCATTGATTTACGCACCGATTACAGGTGAAGCGGTTGATTTAAGTGAAGTGCCAGATAAAGTCTTTTCTGCAAAAATGATGGGTGACGGTATCGCAATCAAACCTGAAACAGGAGAAGTTGTTGCACCGTTTGATGGTACAGTTAAAATGATCTTCCCGACTAAACATGCTATCGGTTTAGAATCTAAAGATGGCATTGAACTTCTGATTCACTTCGGTTTAGAAACGGTTAAATTAGAAGGAGAAGGTTTTGAAATCTTAGTGAAAGAAAATGAAAATATCATCTTAGGTCAGCCATTGATGAGAGTAGATTTAGATTACATCAAAGAACATGCAGATGATACAATCACTCCGATTATTATTACAAATGCAGGCAGCGCAAATATCGAAGTCTTGCATACAGGAAAAGTAGAACAAGGTGAAAAGTTAATTTTGATCAATAATTAA